In the Malania oleifera isolate guangnan ecotype guangnan chromosome 1, ASM2987363v1, whole genome shotgun sequence genome, one interval contains:
- the LOC131149490 gene encoding uncharacterized protein LOC131149490: MCNGEFFSKEPDEALAFFDYLAKSAQQWNTRSDRAPMVVQPLRAIGGGGRYEVKEETDIQARIVALSRRVEVMELEKVKAAKSVEVPRGVIKDILVQVDKFYYPVDFVVLDMQQLISTISQEPIILGRPLFATPNALINCQSGVLKLTFENVTLEMNLYNVCKMPSGCDDSKIRAVDVIDDFDI, encoded by the exons ATGTGTAAtggggagttcttcagcaaggaaccagatgaggcaCTAGCATTCTTTGACTACTTAGCTAAAAGTGCACAACAGTGGAATACACGATCTGATCGGGCACCAATGGTAGTGCAACCTCTCagggcaattggtggtggaggtagataTGAGGTAAAGGAGGAAACTGATATCCAGGCTCGTATTGTTGCATTATCTAGGAGAgtagaggttatggagttagagaaGGTGAAAGCAGCGAAATCAGTTGAG GTACCACGGGGTGTTATTAAGGATATATTGGTTCAAGTCGACAAATTCTACTACCCagtggactttgtggttttggatatgcagcagcttATCTCTACCATTTCCCAGGAACCTATCATACTTGGACGCCCATTATTCGCTACCCCTAATGCGTTGATCAATTGTCAAAGTGGAGTGCTGAAGCTTACATTCGAAAAtgtgacattggagatgaacttGTACAATGTTTGCAAGATGCCTAGTGGTTGTGATGACTCTAAGATACGTGcagttgatgtgatagatgattttgatatttaa